From a single Solenopsis invicta isolate M01_SB chromosome 6, UNIL_Sinv_3.0, whole genome shotgun sequence genomic region:
- the LOC105205254 gene encoding queuine tRNA-ribosyltransferase catalytic subunit isoform X2 produces MTVNAGFGGSPVKMANQKAPLIFEVFTECETTKARTGRMTLVHHHVDTPVFMPVGTQGTLKGLLPQQLEQLDCQIILGNTYHLGNRPGADILRKAGGLHKFMNWKRALLTDSGGFQMVSLLQLAEITEEGVKFKSPYNESECMLTPEHSIQIQNAIGADIIMQLDDVVKSTLTGPRIEEAMHRTIRWLDRCLSAHEKPDEQSIFPIVQGGLDPTLRSECAHQLIKREVNGYAVGGLSGGESKDDFWKMVHISTNILPKNKPRYLMGVGFAVDLIVCSALGIDMYDCVFPTRTARFGCALVKTGQLSLRQAQYKKDLKPIDESCECSTCKTYTRAYLHQIATVETVSCHLLTVHNVAFQMRLMRDIRDSIKAQRFPRFIQDYMLTVYPNKDYPTWIINALEAVNVTLL; encoded by the exons ATGACGGTGAACGCGGGATTCGGTGGATCGCCGGTGAAAATGGCAAATCAGAAGGCTCCGTTGATTTTCGAAGTGTTCACTGAATGTGAGACCACGAAAGCCAGAACCGGCAGGATGACGCTTGTTCATCATCACGTGGATACGCCGGTGTTTATGCCAGTGGGAACTCAG GGAACATTAAAAGGATTATTGCCCCAGCAACTGGAGCAACTAGATTGCCAAATAATTCTTGGGAACACCTATCATCTTGGAAACAGACCT GGTGCAGATATCCTTCGCAAAGCTGGAGGTTTGCACAAGTTTATGAATTGGAAAAGAGCTCTATTGACGGATTCAGGCGGTTTTCAAATGGTTTCATTGTTACAATTAGCAGAAATAACAGAGGAAGGTGTTAAGTTTAAATCACCGTACAATG AGTCTGAATGCATGCTGACACCCGAACATTCCATTCAAATTCAAAATGCAATTGGAGCCGACATAATCATGCAGCTTGACGATGTCGTTAAGAGTACTTTAACTGGGCCAAGGATAGAAGAAGCAATGCACAG aACAATACGTTGGCTAGACCGTTGTTTGTCAGCGCATGAAAAACCAGATGAACAAAGTATATTTCCGATTGTACAGGGTGGTCTCGATCCCACATTACGATCCGAGTGTGCACACCAGTTGATTAAACGGGAGGTGAACGGGTATGCCGTAGGAGGTTTGAG TGGCGGTGAGAGCAAGGACGATTTTTGGAAAATGGTCCACATATCGACGAATATCCTTCCAAAGAATAAGCCACGGTATCTCATGGGTGTTGGATTCGCAGTGGACTTGATTGTATGTAGTGCGTTAGGTATCGATATGTATGATTGCGTATTCCCGACGAGAACCGCt AGGTTTGGTTGCGCACTGGTAAAAACAGGACAGCTCAGCTTGAGGCAGGCACAATACAAAAAGGACTTGAAACCAATAGACGAATCGTGTGAGTGTAGTACATGCAAGACTTATACACGCGCTTATCTGCATCAAATTGCCACTGTAGAGACAGTGTCATGTCATCTATTGACTGTTCACAATGTTGCATTTCAAATGAGACTTATGCGGGACATTAGAGACAGTATAAAAGCGCAAAGATTCCCTAGATTCATACAGGATTATATGTTGACAGTTTATCCCAACAAAGACTATCCAACATGGATAATTAACGCTTTAGAGGCTGTCAATGTTACTCTATTGTAA
- the LOC105205254 gene encoding queuine tRNA-ribosyltransferase catalytic subunit isoform X1, translating into MFRFLYKSYSMTVNAGFGGSPVKMANQKAPLIFEVFTECETTKARTGRMTLVHHHVDTPVFMPVGTQGTLKGLLPQQLEQLDCQIILGNTYHLGNRPGADILRKAGGLHKFMNWKRALLTDSGGFQMVSLLQLAEITEEGVKFKSPYNESECMLTPEHSIQIQNAIGADIIMQLDDVVKSTLTGPRIEEAMHRTIRWLDRCLSAHEKPDEQSIFPIVQGGLDPTLRSECAHQLIKREVNGYAVGGLSGGESKDDFWKMVHISTNILPKNKPRYLMGVGFAVDLIVCSALGIDMYDCVFPTRTARFGCALVKTGQLSLRQAQYKKDLKPIDESCECSTCKTYTRAYLHQIATVETVSCHLLTVHNVAFQMRLMRDIRDSIKAQRFPRFIQDYMLTVYPNKDYPTWIINALEAVNVTLL; encoded by the exons atgtTTAGATTTCTTTACAAGTCATACTCTATGACGGTGAACGCGGGATTCGGTGGATCGCCGGTGAAAATGGCAAATCAGAAGGCTCCGTTGATTTTCGAAGTGTTCACTGAATGTGAGACCACGAAAGCCAGAACCGGCAGGATGACGCTTGTTCATCATCACGTGGATACGCCGGTGTTTATGCCAGTGGGAACTCAG GGAACATTAAAAGGATTATTGCCCCAGCAACTGGAGCAACTAGATTGCCAAATAATTCTTGGGAACACCTATCATCTTGGAAACAGACCT GGTGCAGATATCCTTCGCAAAGCTGGAGGTTTGCACAAGTTTATGAATTGGAAAAGAGCTCTATTGACGGATTCAGGCGGTTTTCAAATGGTTTCATTGTTACAATTAGCAGAAATAACAGAGGAAGGTGTTAAGTTTAAATCACCGTACAATG AGTCTGAATGCATGCTGACACCCGAACATTCCATTCAAATTCAAAATGCAATTGGAGCCGACATAATCATGCAGCTTGACGATGTCGTTAAGAGTACTTTAACTGGGCCAAGGATAGAAGAAGCAATGCACAG aACAATACGTTGGCTAGACCGTTGTTTGTCAGCGCATGAAAAACCAGATGAACAAAGTATATTTCCGATTGTACAGGGTGGTCTCGATCCCACATTACGATCCGAGTGTGCACACCAGTTGATTAAACGGGAGGTGAACGGGTATGCCGTAGGAGGTTTGAG TGGCGGTGAGAGCAAGGACGATTTTTGGAAAATGGTCCACATATCGACGAATATCCTTCCAAAGAATAAGCCACGGTATCTCATGGGTGTTGGATTCGCAGTGGACTTGATTGTATGTAGTGCGTTAGGTATCGATATGTATGATTGCGTATTCCCGACGAGAACCGCt AGGTTTGGTTGCGCACTGGTAAAAACAGGACAGCTCAGCTTGAGGCAGGCACAATACAAAAAGGACTTGAAACCAATAGACGAATCGTGTGAGTGTAGTACATGCAAGACTTATACACGCGCTTATCTGCATCAAATTGCCACTGTAGAGACAGTGTCATGTCATCTATTGACTGTTCACAATGTTGCATTTCAAATGAGACTTATGCGGGACATTAGAGACAGTATAAAAGCGCAAAGATTCCCTAGATTCATACAGGATTATATGTTGACAGTTTATCCCAACAAAGACTATCCAACATGGATAATTAACGCTTTAGAGGCTGTCAATGTTACTCTATTGTAA